The following are encoded together in the Lathyrus oleraceus cultivar Zhongwan6 chromosome 3, CAAS_Psat_ZW6_1.0, whole genome shotgun sequence genome:
- the LOC127130807 gene encoding uncharacterized protein LOC127130807, with the protein MKRNGIDLTEELRKKGWEKYFQRLYGPVYTYLVKEFWRFADSDDHYIVSYVLGVKIFITEKSIASLLNMEKTRGRRIYNINPRAKYMSQEIAPTIFKQNAEGNSSKNKELHQNLRVWMKIILRTIHHRPASNSYDYINTDQKCILYCLHKGLKLNLPALLFKYLWDSVRDTRNNMKPKTYIPMGRLISNVLIESELVDHLIHHNLMEDVTIDTKRPLNARNLKSMRVIEQIRVKPSLDTSWEALKDQRKIPNDLYLFSKIDPLEVAANYLQDLANQGVYISDFSVDWLPEHPPNFMKRMREPSEKSKKAKKAKPGEPFVSRPPVPLIESPSKSLPHHSPSVHLKQLASSLPQTSPIYTQSKPSPFTTKPSETPSSNLSSPPLQKFNLTTTTLPIYEAEMFNEPISPPSSTPSSPYYYTISSDLEPSEPQSPTLAQLQARSLSTQQQSEPEANIPPPPEQPPPPPSEQPKTPPSETPIETPSENPIIPTSELTLKLPTYHQHLHLPLLN; encoded by the coding sequence atgaagaggaatggaatagacctcactgaagaactcaGAAAGAAAGGGTGGGAAAAAtacttccaaaggctctatggtCCCGTCTACACATATCTGGTAAAGGAATTCTGGCGCTTTgcagactcagatgatcactacatcgtgtcctatgttctgggggtgaagatCTTCATCACAGAGAAGTCTATTGCctcccttctgaacatggagaagacaagGGGAAGACGGATttacaacataaaccctagggcaaagTATATGTCCCAGGAAATTGCCCCAACCATCTTCAAACAGAACGCCGAGGGTAATTcttccaagaacaaggaacttcaccagaacCTCAGAGTCTGGATGAAGATCATTCTGAGAACTATTCATCACcgcccagcctccaactcttaTGACTACATCAACACTGATCAGAAGTGCATACTCTATTGCCTTCATAAAGGGCTAAAGCTGAATCTGCCAGCGTTGCTGTTCAAGTACCTTTGGGACTCTGTAAGAgacaccagaaacaacatgaagcccaaAACCTACATCCCTATGGGAAGGCTGATTTCTAATGTTCTGATAGAGAGTGAGTTGGTGGATCACCTGATTCACCACAATCTGATGGAGGATGTCACTATCGACACTAAGAGGCCTTTGAACGCACGAAATCTGAAGAGCATGAGGGTGATTGAGCAAATCCGGGTGAAGCCTTCAttggacacctcttgggaagcactaaaagatcagaggaaaattcccAACGACCTCTATCTCTTCTCAAAAATTGATCCTCTAGAGGTTGCTGCAAACTATCTGCAGGATCTGGCCAACCAAGGAGTGTACATCTCAGATTTCTCTGTGGATTGGCTGCCTGAGCATCCACCGAATTTTATGAAGAGAATGCGAGAACCTTCTGAGAAGTCAAAGAAGGCCAAGAAAGCAAAGCCAGGGGAACCCTTTGTATCAAGACCTCCTGTCCCTCTGATCGAATCTCCAAGTAAGTCATTGCCTCATCACTCTCCCTCTGTACATTTAAAGCAActtgcttcttctcttccccaaaccTCACCCATCTACACACAATCTAAACCCTCACCCTTcaccaccaaaccctctgaaaCACCTTCCTCTAACCTCTCATCTCCCCCTCTTCAAAAATTTAACCTCACCACCACAACCTTACCCATCTATGAAGCAGAAATGTTCAATGAACCAATATCACCACCCTCTTCAACACCCTCATCCCCATATTACTACACCATCTCCTCTGACTTAGAACCTTCTGAACCCCAATCTCCCACCTTGGCTCAGCTTCAGGCTCGTTCCCTTTCCACACAACAACAATCTGAACCAGAAGCCAACATTCCTCCACCACCTgaacaaccaccaccaccaccatctGAACAACCAAAAACACCACCATCTGAAACTCCCATCGAAACACCCTCTGAAAACCCTATCATCCCTACCTCTGAACTCACACTGAAACTACCCACATACCACCAGCATCTCCATCTCCCACTCCTGAACTAG
- the LOC127126935 gene encoding chromatin assembly factor 1 subunit FAS1, translating to MQMENSVVIDLETTPPRPPVQDPTTNRPKTNSRKRKKEVNSKLRTPEEKLAQIETLEKELEGLFGYYREVLGKKVVVDLKKCGGSRNAVVAALMEESELPLSKLVDEIHGRLNSEVANGGVVLAESFNYALVKSSVLIVGQRMMYGVPNADADILEDHSDSCLWCWETRDVKLLPKSVRGELVIRRTMRKKINERIMAVTEMIVSLKKHDSEPNYSQDVIKASKKLTKTSTGADIHLIVAGLLQKNSEDMDKKKASQEEKLLIKQLDRNRREAEKAEKEKEKAEAKEKEKAEKEKEKAEKAEAKEKEKESMQCDLKTETTAIETNSKLSQGEVRSDEKCCEQKKQQKRLVEEAEKDQRRREKEEAELKKKRNLQKQVSIMERFLKRSKPNPSVQNDKVSVEPTASDFISSKDENLSKSATLLMDDVLASSSDIMPEDLRRSHFSSWRSLGQSIRSNRKQRWGLRQNPKIEADNKLKLTDSKSAIQDYELGMEKDVDQLGESSPDLNSCLLNADNTSLDSKKYYRGRQLLQFDNAPRPAFYGFWPSKSLVVGARHPLRKDPNLDYDVSSDEEWEEDEPGESLSDCEKDEEKDEEECQEECSKSDGESEDGFFVPDGYLSEDEGAQLDRMDTDVSHAEADNSPCSKDDIEAEEFCALLRQQKYLNNLTEHALRKNNPVIIPNFVLDKDPSLLDHNISGIPKQELMCLQALSMYTIPGGSYIELELSTDKIQDEDQEASPSTGKGAATPPSDLAAIPETDLPIIVTAIQNCSQGINKLLGSLQQKFPSASKASLRSKVREVSDYVDNRWQVKKEVLVKLGLSVKPEKSSGGPRSIAAFFSKRCLPPGGESVKPGETSPLTPLKSCSAIPDSQTSRSHNV from the exons ATGCAAATGGAAAACTCCGTTGTAATCGACCTTGAAACCACTCCTCCACGTCCACCAGTTCAAGATCCGACAACCAATCGCCCCAAAACCAACTCTCGGAAGCGAAAGAAAGAGGTCAATTCCAAGTTACGAACCCCTGAAGAGAAACTAGCTCAAATCGAAACCCTAGAAAAAGAGCTCGAGGGGTTGTTTGGGTACTACAGAGAGGTTTTGGGTAAGAAGGTTGTTGTTGACCTCAAGAAATGCGGTGGGTCAAGAAACGCGGTTGTTGCGGCGTTGATGGAGGAGAGCGAGCTTCCGTTGTCGAAGCTTGTGGATGAGATTCACGGGAGGCTGAACAGTGAGGTGGCGAATGGGGGAGTTGTGTTGGCGGAAAGTTTTAACTACGCGTTGGTGAAGAGTAGTGTGCTGATTGTTGGACAGAGGATGATGTACGGAGTGCCCAATGCTGATGCTGATATACTAGAGGATCATTCTGATTCATGTCTTTGGTGTTGGGAG ACTAGGGATGTTAAGTTGCTTCCTAAATCTGTTCGAGGGGAGCTTGTTATCCGGCGCACAATGCGGAAAAAGATCAATGAGAGGATTATGGCTGTAACTG AAATGATAGTGTCACTCAAGAAACATGATAGTGAGCCTAATTATAGTCAAGACGTAATTAAGGCCTCAAAAAAGCTGACTAAAACTTCTACTGGGGCTGACATTCACTTGATAGTTGCAGGCTTGTTGCAGAAAAACAGTGAAGACAT GGATAAGAAAAAAGCAAGCCAAGAAGAAAAACTGCTGATTAAACAGTTGGATAGAAATAGAAGAGAAGCTGAGAAAGCTGAGAAAGAGAAGGAGAAAGCTGAAGCAAAAGAGAAGGAGAAAGCCGAGAAAGAGAAGGAGAAAGCTGAGAAAGCTGAAGCAAAGGAGAAAGAGAAAGAAAGTATGCAGTGTGATCTGAAAACAGAGACAACTGCCATT GAAACCAATTCGAAATTGTCCCAAGGTGAGGTAAGAAGTGATGAGAAATGTTGCGAACAGAAAAAACAACAAAAGAGGCTGGTTGAGGAAGCAGAAAAAGACCAGCGGCGCCGAGAAAAAGAAGAAGCCGAGTTAAAAAAGAAGCGTAATTTACAAAAGCAAGTCTCAATCATGGAACGGTTTTTGAAAAGAAGTAAGCCTAATCCATCTGTTCAGAATGACAAAGTTTCAGTTGAGCCAACTGCATCTGATTTTATAAGTAGCAAGGATGAAAACCTGTCTAAGTCAGCTACTCTTTTGATGGATGATGTTCTTGCATCAAGTAGTGATATTATGCCTGAGGATCTTCGCAG GTCACACTTTTCTTCATGGCGCTCTTTAGGACAATCAATTCGCTCAAACAGAAAACAGAGATGGGGTTTACGACAGAATCCCAAGATTGAAGCTGATAACAAACTTAAGCTTACAGATAGTAAATCTGCAATTCAGGACTATGAGTTGGGTATGGAAAAGGATGTAGACCAATTGGGAGAAAGCAGTCCAGATCTTAATTCATGCTTGTTGAATGCTGACAATACAAGTCTTGATTCCAAGAAGTACTATCGAGGAAGACAACTATTACAGTTTGACAATGCTCCTAGACCAGCCTTCTATGGGTTTTGGCCCTCTAAAAG TCTTGTTGTTGGAGCACGCCATCCTTTAAGGAAGGATCCAAACCTTGATTATGATGTCAGCAGTGATGAGGAATGGGAAGAG GATGAGCCGGGTGAAAGCCTTTCAGATTGTGAGAAAGATGAAGAGAAAGATGAAGAGGAATGCCAAGAGGAATGTTCAAAATCTGATGGAGAAAGTGAGGATGGATTTTTTGTACCAGATGGATATCTTTCAGAAGATGAG GGTGCACAATTGGACAGAATGGATACAGATGTTAGCCATGCAGAGGCTGATAACTCACCCTGCTCTAAGGATGACATAGAGGCTGAGGAATTTTGTGCTTTACTTCGACAGCAGAAATATCTTAACAATTTGACAGAGCATGCTCTTCGTAAAAATAACCCTGTGATTATACCAAATTTTGTCCTTGACAAGGACCCTTCATTATTAGATCACAATATTAGCGGCATTCCTAAGCAGGAGCTGATGTGCTTGCAAGCCTTGAGTATGTACACAATTCCTGGTGGCTCATATATAGAATTAGAATTATCAACAGATAAAATTCAAGATGAAGACCAAGAAGCCTCTCCTTCTACTGGCAAAGGTGCTGCTACTCCACCATCTGATTTGGCTGCCATACCGGAAACAGATCTACCTATAATT GTGACTGCTATTCAGAATTGTTCTCAGGGCATAAATAAACTGTTAGGGTCTTTGCAGCAGAAATTTCCTTCTGCATCTAAGGCATCACTAAGGAGTAAAGTACGAGAAGTATCAGATTATGTTGATAACCGTTGGCAG GTGAAGAAAGAAGTATTGGTTAAGCTTGGCTTGTCAGTTAAACCTG AAAAGAGCAGTGGTGGACCAAGAAGTATTGCTGCATTTTTCTCTAAAAGGTGTTTGCCACCCGGAGGTGAAAGTGTGAAACCTGGTGAAACTTCACCACTCACACCCTTGAAATCATGTTCTGCCATTCCAGATTCACAAACTAGCAGATCACATAATGTCTAG